The following coding sequences lie in one Arachis ipaensis cultivar K30076 chromosome B05, Araip1.1, whole genome shotgun sequence genomic window:
- the LOC107642635 gene encoding peroxidase 20 isoform X4, giving the protein MEHMKLLLILITVLLNKPSLTRSDDDDVLVHEYYKDKCPLAEEIVRHNVEVAVLKDPRLAASLLRLHFHDCFVMGCDASVLLDSVEGMASEKEAGPNKDSLRGFEIIDKIKFLLEEECPLTVSCADILALAARDAVQLRGGPRWEVLLGRKDSLESSFSGANLLIPAPNSSLEALINNFAQQELDIGDLVALSGSHTIGRARCVSFRQRIYEPKQEYHYGYDHYNRYTSFRRILQSVCPITGRDNKFAPLDYETPNRITEQVWAYASNEDLFFKSFAKSMIKMGNINVLTGNEGQIRQNCRFVNA; this is encoded by the exons ATGGAGCATATGAAACTCTTATTGATCTTAATAACTGTTCTGCTCAACAAACCAAGTCTGACTCGGAGCGATGACGATGATGTTCTTGTTCATGAGTACTACAAAGACAAGTGTCCCTTGGCTGAAGAGATAGTGAGACACAATGTTGAAGTAGCAGTGTTGAAAGATCCTCGTTTAGCAGCATCATTACTGCGACTACACTTTCATGATTGTTTTGTGATG GGGTGCGACGCATCGGTGCTTTTGGACAGCGTTGAAGGGATGGCAAGCGAAAAAGAAGCAGGACCAAACAAGGATTCACTGCGTGGATTTGAGATCATAGACAAGATCAAGTTCTTGCTTGAAGAGGAATGTCCCCTAACAGTTTCTTGTGCTGATATACTTGCACTTGCAGCTCGTGACGCAGTTCAACTG AGAGGAGGACCGAGATGGGAAGTGTTGCTTGGGAGGAAAGACTCTCTAGAATCGAGTTTCAGCGGCGCAAACTTGTTGATCCCAGCTCCAAATTCTTCCTTGGAAGCTCTCATCAACAACTTTGCGCAGCAGGAACTCGACATAGGAGACTTGGTAGCTCTATCAGGTAGCCACACCATTGGAAGAGCAAGATGTGTGAGCTTCAGGCAAAGAATCTATGAACCGAAGCAGGAATATCACTATGGCTATGATCACTATAACCGTTACACAAGCTTCCGAAGGATCCTACAGTCCGTGTGCCCCATTACTGGAAGGGACAACAAATTTGCACCGTTGGATTATGAGACCCCAAACAG AATAACGGAGCAGGTTTGGGCTTATGCCTCCAATGAAGACCTTTTCTTTAAGTCGTTTGCTAAATCCATGATCAAGATGGGGAATATTAATGTACTTACTGGAAATGAAGGACAAATTAGGCAAAATTGTAGGTTCGTCAATGCTTAG
- the LOC107642635 gene encoding peroxidase 20 isoform X1: MEHMKLLLILITVLLNKPSLTRSDDDDVLVHEYYKDKCPLAEEIVRHNVEVAVLKDPRLAASLLRLHFHDCFVMGCDASVLLDSVEGMASEKEAGPNKDSLRGFEIIDKIKFLLEEECPLTVSCADILALAARDAVQLRGGPRWEVLLGRKDSLESSFSGANLLIPAPNSSLEALINNFAQQELDIGDLVALSGSHTIGRARCVSFRQRIYEPKQEYHYGYDHYNRYTSFRRILQSVCPITGRDNKFAPLDYETPNRFDNHYFINILQGNGLLGSDNVLISQDYDGKITEQVWAYASNEDLFFKSFAKSMIKMGNINVLTGNEGQIRQNCRSKQRQGKGKGISSPRCIASMKEFRRKLPICQNKFHHMPNVTSLACK; encoded by the exons ATGGAGCATATGAAACTCTTATTGATCTTAATAACTGTTCTGCTCAACAAACCAAGTCTGACTCGGAGCGATGACGATGATGTTCTTGTTCATGAGTACTACAAAGACAAGTGTCCCTTGGCTGAAGAGATAGTGAGACACAATGTTGAAGTAGCAGTGTTGAAAGATCCTCGTTTAGCAGCATCATTACTGCGACTACACTTTCATGATTGTTTTGTGATG GGGTGCGACGCATCGGTGCTTTTGGACAGCGTTGAAGGGATGGCAAGCGAAAAAGAAGCAGGACCAAACAAGGATTCACTGCGTGGATTTGAGATCATAGACAAGATCAAGTTCTTGCTTGAAGAGGAATGTCCCCTAACAGTTTCTTGTGCTGATATACTTGCACTTGCAGCTCGTGACGCAGTTCAACTG AGAGGAGGACCGAGATGGGAAGTGTTGCTTGGGAGGAAAGACTCTCTAGAATCGAGTTTCAGCGGCGCAAACTTGTTGATCCCAGCTCCAAATTCTTCCTTGGAAGCTCTCATCAACAACTTTGCGCAGCAGGAACTCGACATAGGAGACTTGGTAGCTCTATCAGGTAGCCACACCATTGGAAGAGCAAGATGTGTGAGCTTCAGGCAAAGAATCTATGAACCGAAGCAGGAATATCACTATGGCTATGATCACTATAACCGTTACACAAGCTTCCGAAGGATCCTACAGTCCGTGTGCCCCATTACTGGAAGGGACAACAAATTTGCACCGTTGGATTATGAGACCCCAAACAGGTTTGACAACCATTACTTCATTAATATTCTTCAAGGGAATGGCTTGTTAGGCTCTGATAACGTGTTGATTAGTCAAGATTACGATGGCAAAATAACGGAGCAGGTTTGGGCTTATGCCTCCAATGAAGACCTTTTCTTTAAGTCGTTTGCTAAATCCATGATCAAGATGGGGAATATTAATGTACTTACTGGAAATGAAGGACAAATTAGGCAAAATTGTAG atctaaacagAGACAAGGGAAGGGTAAGGGCATCAGTTCTCCAAGGTGTATAGCATCAATGAAAGAATTCAGACGCAAATTACCCATTTGTCAAAATAAGTTTCATCACATGCCCAACGTTACTTCCCTTGCTTGCAAATAA
- the LOC107642636 gene encoding ribose-phosphate pyrophosphokinase 1 has product MAHTLLQPPPLSSSSSSSAMSSSSSLFPRAFALQSLSFDHSRTPTFSPFTSLKCDMVQPLNCVKGEPVIPVLNEPSLPKFLELPKTGRTVNRNGNKLKLFSGSANPALSQEIAWYMGQQLGKIAIKRFADGEIYIQLQESVRGCDVYLIQPTCPPANENLMELQIMIDACRRASAKNITAVIPYFGYARADRKTQGRESIAAKLVANLITKAGADRVLACDLHSGQSMGYFDIPVDHVHCQPVVLDYLASKRISSKDLVVVSPDVGGVARARAFAKKLSDAPLAIVDKRRQGHNIAEVMNLIGDVKGKVAVMVDDMIDTAGTIAKGAALLHEEGAKEVYACCTHAVFSPPAIERLSGGLFQEVIITNTIPVADKNYFPQLTILSVANLLGETIWRIHDDSSVSSIFL; this is encoded by the exons ATGGCGCACACTCTCCTTCAACCTCCACCGTTgtcgtcgtcttcttcttcttcggccatgtcttcctcttcctctctcttcccTCGTGCCTTCGCTCTTCAATCTCTATCCTTTGATCATTCCCGCACTCCAACCTTCTCTCCCTTTACCTCCCTG AAATGTGATATGGTCCAACCCCTAAACTGTGTCAAAGGCGAACCGGTAATTCCAGTTCTCAATGAACCCTCGCTTCCCAAGTTCCTTGAATTACCAAAGACTGGGAGAACAGTCAATAGGAACGGTAACAAGTTGAAGCTTTTCTCTGGCTCCGCCAATCCTGCACTTTCTCAG GAAATTGCTTGGTATATGGGCCAGCAGCTTGGAAAGATTGCTATAAAGCGATTTGCTGATGGCGAAATCTATATCCAGTTGCAAGAGAGTGTTAGAGGTTGTGATGTTTACCTTATTCAACCAACTTGCCCTCCTGCAAATGAGAATCTAATGGAGCTGCAAATAATGATTGATGCATGTCGTAGAGCTTCTGCCAAGAATATCACTGCTGTCATTCCTTACTTTGGATATGCCAGGGCTGACAGAAAG ACTCAAGGGCGTGAATCCATTGCAGCTAAACTTGTTGCAAATCTTATTACGAAAGCCGGTGCAGATCGTGTTCTTGCTTGTGACCTTCATTCGGGGCAATCCATGGGTTACTTTGATATTCCTGTGGATCATGTACATTGTCAA CCTGTCGTCCTTGATTATCTTGCCAGCAAGAGAATAAGTTCAAAAGACTTGGTGGTTGTTTCACCTGATGTTGGTGGCGTTGCAAGGGCACGAGCTTTTGCAAAGAAGTTATCTGATGCACCTTTGGCAATTGTCGACAAAAGGCGTCAGGGACATAATATAGCTGAG GTGATGAATCTGATTGGTGATGTAAAAGGAAAAGTTGCAGTTATGGTGGATGATATGATTGACACAGCTG GGACCATTGCCAAAGGTGCTGCTCTGTTACATGAAGAGGGAGCCAAAGAAGTCTATGCATGCTGCACTCATGCTGTTTTCAG CCCTCCTGCAATTGAGAGGTTATCTGGTGGCTTATTTCAAGAAGTGATCATCACAAACACCATTCCAGTTGCAGACAAGAACTATTTCCCGCAGTTAACTATTCTTTCCGTAGCAAACCTGTTGGGTGAAACAATTTGGCGTATTCATGATGATAGTTCTGTCAGTAGCATTTTTCTATGA
- the LOC107642635 gene encoding peroxidase 20 isoform X2 codes for MEHMKLLLILITVLLNKPSLTRSDDDDVLVHEYYKDKCPLAEEIVRHNVEVAVLKDPRLAASLLRLHFHDCFVMGCDASVLLDSVEGMASEKEAGPNKDSLRGFEIIDKIKFLLEEECPLTVSCADILALAARDAVQLRGGPRWEVLLGRKDSLESSFSGANLLIPAPNSSLEALINNFAQQELDIGDLVALSGSHTIGRARCVSFRQRIYEPKQEYHYGYDHYNRYTSFRRILQSVCPITGRDNKFAPLDYETPNRITEQVWAYASNEDLFFKSFAKSMIKMGNINVLTGNEGQIRQNCRSKQRQGKGKGISSPRCIASMKEFRRKLPICQNKFHHMPNVTSLACK; via the exons ATGGAGCATATGAAACTCTTATTGATCTTAATAACTGTTCTGCTCAACAAACCAAGTCTGACTCGGAGCGATGACGATGATGTTCTTGTTCATGAGTACTACAAAGACAAGTGTCCCTTGGCTGAAGAGATAGTGAGACACAATGTTGAAGTAGCAGTGTTGAAAGATCCTCGTTTAGCAGCATCATTACTGCGACTACACTTTCATGATTGTTTTGTGATG GGGTGCGACGCATCGGTGCTTTTGGACAGCGTTGAAGGGATGGCAAGCGAAAAAGAAGCAGGACCAAACAAGGATTCACTGCGTGGATTTGAGATCATAGACAAGATCAAGTTCTTGCTTGAAGAGGAATGTCCCCTAACAGTTTCTTGTGCTGATATACTTGCACTTGCAGCTCGTGACGCAGTTCAACTG AGAGGAGGACCGAGATGGGAAGTGTTGCTTGGGAGGAAAGACTCTCTAGAATCGAGTTTCAGCGGCGCAAACTTGTTGATCCCAGCTCCAAATTCTTCCTTGGAAGCTCTCATCAACAACTTTGCGCAGCAGGAACTCGACATAGGAGACTTGGTAGCTCTATCAGGTAGCCACACCATTGGAAGAGCAAGATGTGTGAGCTTCAGGCAAAGAATCTATGAACCGAAGCAGGAATATCACTATGGCTATGATCACTATAACCGTTACACAAGCTTCCGAAGGATCCTACAGTCCGTGTGCCCCATTACTGGAAGGGACAACAAATTTGCACCGTTGGATTATGAGACCCCAAACAG AATAACGGAGCAGGTTTGGGCTTATGCCTCCAATGAAGACCTTTTCTTTAAGTCGTTTGCTAAATCCATGATCAAGATGGGGAATATTAATGTACTTACTGGAAATGAAGGACAAATTAGGCAAAATTGTAG atctaaacagAGACAAGGGAAGGGTAAGGGCATCAGTTCTCCAAGGTGTATAGCATCAATGAAAGAATTCAGACGCAAATTACCCATTTGTCAAAATAAGTTTCATCACATGCCCAACGTTACTTCCCTTGCTTGCAAATAA
- the LOC107642633 gene encoding type I inositol polyphosphate 5-phosphatase 2 isoform X1, with amino-acid sequence MHMKAKRGKRSEAFWPSIVMKKWLNIKPKANDFSEDEVDAETETETESEDDGSVKDSRTRMLQDNPPRTQGNQCIFQSQLSSDAACKGNKTRHRRGKSETLRAQYINSKEVRVTIGTWNVAGRTPSEDLGIDEWLSTQEPADIYILGFQEVVPLNAGNVLGAEDNAPIRKWEAIIRGTLNKSCEPDGIHKSYSAPPSPVLRTTSADDILLAENIDGNAIDMVMNEEYVGTVADNYDLHQQNEAKDIIGISKSLELRKIYGLDLQKIIDWPERPLDAIPQIVDSDAKLRRVLSSSARIGFNRNESSLIYGAGLKRSHHSSGNLGLLWKEQKVIPEIVESLDEVTDLLTAEEDDAFVELPESHVHDNEDGLSALNSRPRYVRIVSKQMVGIYVSVWVQRKLRRHINNLKVSPVGVGLMGYMGNKGSVSVSMSLYQSRLCFVCSHLTSGQKDGARRNSDVHEILRRTCFSSSSVFDTDQPQTIPSHDQIFWFGDLNYRIDMLDTEVRKLVALKKWDQLKNNDQLSKELREGHVFSGWREGLINFPPTYKYEFNSDRYVGENTKEGEKKRSPAWCDRILWLGKGIKQLQYERAEIKLSDHRPVSSIFLVEVEVFDHRKLKRVLNVNSAAIHPEIFLDEDGEIESYY; translated from the exons ATGCATATGAAGGCAAAGAGAGGAAAACGTTCAGAG GCCTTTTGGCCTTCCATTGTGATGAAAAAGTGGCTGAATATTAAGCCTAAGGCCAATGATTTTAGTGAAGATGAAGTTGATGCTGAAACTGAAACAGAAACTGAGAGTGAAGATGATG GTTCTGTTAAGGATTCAAGAACTCGAATGCTCCAAGATAATCCACCTAGAACTCAAGGGAACCAATGCATATTCCAAAGTCAATTATCATCAG ATGCAGCTTGCAAGGGAAACAAGACAAGACACAGAAGAGGGAAATCAGAAACACTTCGTGCTCAGTACATAAATTCTAAGGAAGTGAG ggtAACAATTGGAACTTGGAATGTTGCTGGAAGAACTCCAAGTGAAGATCTTGGGATTGATGAATGGCTTTCTACTCAAGAACCAGCAGATATTTACATTCTGGG GTTTCAAGAGGTAGTTCCATTGAATGCTGGAAATGTACTAGGAGCAGAGGACAATGCACCAATCAGAAAATGGGAAGCAATCATTAGAGGAACACTAAACAAGTCTTGTGAGCCTGATGGAATACACAAAAGTTACAGCGCGCCTCCTTCGCCGGTGCTAAGAACTACTTCTGCTGATGATATTCTTCTAGCAGAGAATATAGATGGTAATGCAATAGATATGGTGATGAATGAGGAGTATGTGGGAACTGTAGCTGACAATTATGATCTGCATCAGCAGAATGAAGCTAAAGATATAATTGGGATAAGCAAGAGTTTGGAGTTGAGAAAAATCTATGGCCTTGATCTTCAGAAGATAATAGATTGGCCTGAAAGACCACTAGATGCAATCCCACAAATTGTTGATTCAGATGCAAAGTTGAGGAGAGTACTAAGTAGCTCAGCAAGAATTGGATTTAACAGGAATGAAAGTTCTTTGATATATGGTGCTGGATTGAAGCGCTCGCACCATAGTTCTGGAAACTTGGGATTGTTGTGGAAAGAGCAGAAAGTGATACCTGAAATAGTTGAGTCCTTAGATGAAGTCACTGACCTGTTAACAGCTGAGGAAGATGATGCTTTTGTTGAGTTACCCGAAAGCCATGTTCATGACAATGAAGATGGATTAAGTGCCTTGAATTCGCGGCCGAGGTATGTTCGGATCGTCAGCAAGCAAATGGTAGGGATCTATGTCTCTGTTTGGGTGCAGAGGAAGTTGAGAAGACACATTAACAATTTGAAAGTTTCTCCTGTTGGTGTTGGTCTCATGGGCTACATGGGAAACAAG GGTTCTGTTTCAGTTAGTATGTCTCTCTATCAGTCACGCCTGTGCTTCGTTTGCTCCCACCTTACTTCCGGCCAAAAGGATGGAGCTAGGCGAAACTCCGATGTTCACGAAATCCTAAGAAGAACTTGCTTTTCATCATCTTCTGTCTTTGATACAGATCAACCACAAACAATCCCATCTCATGA TCAGATTTTCTGGTTTGGGGATTTGAATTATCGTATTGACATGTTGGATACCGAGGTTCGAAAGTTGGTGGCTCTAAAGAAGTGGGATCAACTTAAGAATAATGATCAA CTAAGCAAAGAATTGCGAGAGGGGCATGTATTTAGTGGATGGAGAGAGGGATTGATAAACTTTCCACCAACTTACAAGTATGAATTTAACTCTGATAGATATGTTGGTGAGAACACAAAAGAAGGTGAAAAGAAGAGATCTCCAGCATG GTGTGACCGTATATTGTGGCTAGGGAAAGGTATAAAGCAACTTCAATATGAACGTGCAGAAATTAAGCTCTCAGATCATAGACCTGTTAGTTCAATATTCTTGGTTGAAGTTGAAGTATTTGACCACCGAAAACTTAAGAGAGTTTTAAATGTCAATAGTGCAGCAATACACCCTGAGATCTTTCTTGATGAAGATGGTGAGATAGAATCATATTATTAG
- the LOC107642635 gene encoding peroxidase 20 isoform X3 — MEHMKLLLILITVLLNKPSLTRSDDDDVLVHEYYKDKCPLAEEIVRHNVEVAVLKDPRLAASLLRLHFHDCFVMGCDASVLLDSVEGMASEKEAGPNKDSLRGFEIIDKIKFLLEEECPLTVSCADILALAARDAVQLRGGPRWEVLLGRKDSLESSFSGANLLIPAPNSSLEALINNFAQQELDIGDLVALSGSHTIGRARCVSFRQRIYEPKQEYHYGYDHYNRYTSFRRILQSVCPITGRDNKFAPLDYETPNRFDNHYFINILQGNGLLGSDNVLISQDYDGKITEQVWAYASNEDLFFKSFAKSMIKMGNINVLTGNEGQIRQNCRFVNA, encoded by the exons ATGGAGCATATGAAACTCTTATTGATCTTAATAACTGTTCTGCTCAACAAACCAAGTCTGACTCGGAGCGATGACGATGATGTTCTTGTTCATGAGTACTACAAAGACAAGTGTCCCTTGGCTGAAGAGATAGTGAGACACAATGTTGAAGTAGCAGTGTTGAAAGATCCTCGTTTAGCAGCATCATTACTGCGACTACACTTTCATGATTGTTTTGTGATG GGGTGCGACGCATCGGTGCTTTTGGACAGCGTTGAAGGGATGGCAAGCGAAAAAGAAGCAGGACCAAACAAGGATTCACTGCGTGGATTTGAGATCATAGACAAGATCAAGTTCTTGCTTGAAGAGGAATGTCCCCTAACAGTTTCTTGTGCTGATATACTTGCACTTGCAGCTCGTGACGCAGTTCAACTG AGAGGAGGACCGAGATGGGAAGTGTTGCTTGGGAGGAAAGACTCTCTAGAATCGAGTTTCAGCGGCGCAAACTTGTTGATCCCAGCTCCAAATTCTTCCTTGGAAGCTCTCATCAACAACTTTGCGCAGCAGGAACTCGACATAGGAGACTTGGTAGCTCTATCAGGTAGCCACACCATTGGAAGAGCAAGATGTGTGAGCTTCAGGCAAAGAATCTATGAACCGAAGCAGGAATATCACTATGGCTATGATCACTATAACCGTTACACAAGCTTCCGAAGGATCCTACAGTCCGTGTGCCCCATTACTGGAAGGGACAACAAATTTGCACCGTTGGATTATGAGACCCCAAACAGGTTTGACAACCATTACTTCATTAATATTCTTCAAGGGAATGGCTTGTTAGGCTCTGATAACGTGTTGATTAGTCAAGATTACGATGGCAAAATAACGGAGCAGGTTTGGGCTTATGCCTCCAATGAAGACCTTTTCTTTAAGTCGTTTGCTAAATCCATGATCAAGATGGGGAATATTAATGTACTTACTGGAAATGAAGGACAAATTAGGCAAAATTGTAGGTTCGTCAATGCTTAG
- the LOC107640020 gene encoding uncharacterized protein LOC107640020, with protein sequence MAEVTNVLANQQPFQEPSFMRSLDLEDMHAPKFSQYINAELPVVVDGEFTVGMKFSLREAIIKAMKDYTIRRGVDYKKKYCWKIRRYNGSHTCTRSSISQDHSKLDSKTVAEAIKPLVDVDPSINVKSVIAEVQSKFNYTISYRKAWLAKQKAVESIFGGWEASYEALPIWFEAMCHKEPSAVVHFETMSAYRGDDLVPDIRVLHRVFWSYYPCIRAFRHCKPVVQVDGTHLYGKYKGCLLVAVSQDDNNNIVPIAFAIVEGETSEAWYFFLSNLCQHVMTRDGVGFISDRHDFIRSKLSQITTLCDT encoded by the exons ATGGCGGAGGTCACAAATGTACTAGCAAACCAACAACCGTTTCAAGAGCCTTCTTTCATGCGGTCGTTGGATTTGGAGGATATGCATGCACCGAAGTTTTCTCAATATATAAATGCAG AGCTTCCTGTTGTGGTGGATGGTGAATTCACGGTTGGAATGAAATTCAGTTTGAGGGAGGCAATAATCAAGGCGATGAAGGATTATACAATCCGTAGAGGTGTAGACTATAAG AAGAAGTACTGTTGGAAGATAAGAAGGTACAATGGTAGTCACACTTGTACCAGATCTAGTATTTCTCAAGACCATTCGAAATTGGATTCCAAGACAGTTGCAGAAGCAATTAAGCCGTTGGTAGATGTTGACCCATCTATAAATGTGAAATCAGTCATTGCGGAAGTACAGTCGAAGTTTAACTACACCATCAGTTATCGCAAAGcatggttggcaaagcagaaggcGGTGGAGTCAATCTTCGGAGGTTGGGAAGCATCGTACGAAGCCTTGcccatatggtttgaggccatgtgtcacaaGGAGCCGTCAGCGGTGGTTCACTTTGAAACAATGTCTGCATACCGGGGGGATGATTTGGTTCCTGATATCCGTGTACTGCACCgagtcttctggagttattacccttGTATAAGGGCATTCAGACATTGCAAGCCAGTTGTGCAAGTGGACGGGACTCATTTGTATGGAAAATACAAGGGTTGTTTGTTGGTAGCAGTTTCACAAGATGACAATAACAATATTGTGCCTATTGCATTTGCCatagtggagggagagacttctgaGGCGTGGTACTTTTTTCTAAGTAACTTGTGCCAACATGTGATGACACGCGATGGTGTAGGATTTATCTCTGATCGACACGATTTCATCAGGTCAAAATTGTCCCAAATAACAACATTATGTGACACTTGA
- the LOC107642633 gene encoding type I inositol polyphosphate 5-phosphatase 2 isoform X2 produces the protein MHMKAKRGKRSEAFWPSIVMKKWLNIKPKANDFSEDEVDAETETETESEDDGSVKDSRTRMLQDNPPRTQGNQCIFQSQLSSACKGNKTRHRRGKSETLRAQYINSKEVRVTIGTWNVAGRTPSEDLGIDEWLSTQEPADIYILGFQEVVPLNAGNVLGAEDNAPIRKWEAIIRGTLNKSCEPDGIHKSYSAPPSPVLRTTSADDILLAENIDGNAIDMVMNEEYVGTVADNYDLHQQNEAKDIIGISKSLELRKIYGLDLQKIIDWPERPLDAIPQIVDSDAKLRRVLSSSARIGFNRNESSLIYGAGLKRSHHSSGNLGLLWKEQKVIPEIVESLDEVTDLLTAEEDDAFVELPESHVHDNEDGLSALNSRPRYVRIVSKQMVGIYVSVWVQRKLRRHINNLKVSPVGVGLMGYMGNKGSVSVSMSLYQSRLCFVCSHLTSGQKDGARRNSDVHEILRRTCFSSSSVFDTDQPQTIPSHDQIFWFGDLNYRIDMLDTEVRKLVALKKWDQLKNNDQLSKELREGHVFSGWREGLINFPPTYKYEFNSDRYVGENTKEGEKKRSPAWCDRILWLGKGIKQLQYERAEIKLSDHRPVSSIFLVEVEVFDHRKLKRVLNVNSAAIHPEIFLDEDGEIESYY, from the exons ATGCATATGAAGGCAAAGAGAGGAAAACGTTCAGAG GCCTTTTGGCCTTCCATTGTGATGAAAAAGTGGCTGAATATTAAGCCTAAGGCCAATGATTTTAGTGAAGATGAAGTTGATGCTGAAACTGAAACAGAAACTGAGAGTGAAGATGATG GTTCTGTTAAGGATTCAAGAACTCGAATGCTCCAAGATAATCCACCTAGAACTCAAGGGAACCAATGCATATTCCAAAGTCAATTATCATCAG CTTGCAAGGGAAACAAGACAAGACACAGAAGAGGGAAATCAGAAACACTTCGTGCTCAGTACATAAATTCTAAGGAAGTGAG ggtAACAATTGGAACTTGGAATGTTGCTGGAAGAACTCCAAGTGAAGATCTTGGGATTGATGAATGGCTTTCTACTCAAGAACCAGCAGATATTTACATTCTGGG GTTTCAAGAGGTAGTTCCATTGAATGCTGGAAATGTACTAGGAGCAGAGGACAATGCACCAATCAGAAAATGGGAAGCAATCATTAGAGGAACACTAAACAAGTCTTGTGAGCCTGATGGAATACACAAAAGTTACAGCGCGCCTCCTTCGCCGGTGCTAAGAACTACTTCTGCTGATGATATTCTTCTAGCAGAGAATATAGATGGTAATGCAATAGATATGGTGATGAATGAGGAGTATGTGGGAACTGTAGCTGACAATTATGATCTGCATCAGCAGAATGAAGCTAAAGATATAATTGGGATAAGCAAGAGTTTGGAGTTGAGAAAAATCTATGGCCTTGATCTTCAGAAGATAATAGATTGGCCTGAAAGACCACTAGATGCAATCCCACAAATTGTTGATTCAGATGCAAAGTTGAGGAGAGTACTAAGTAGCTCAGCAAGAATTGGATTTAACAGGAATGAAAGTTCTTTGATATATGGTGCTGGATTGAAGCGCTCGCACCATAGTTCTGGAAACTTGGGATTGTTGTGGAAAGAGCAGAAAGTGATACCTGAAATAGTTGAGTCCTTAGATGAAGTCACTGACCTGTTAACAGCTGAGGAAGATGATGCTTTTGTTGAGTTACCCGAAAGCCATGTTCATGACAATGAAGATGGATTAAGTGCCTTGAATTCGCGGCCGAGGTATGTTCGGATCGTCAGCAAGCAAATGGTAGGGATCTATGTCTCTGTTTGGGTGCAGAGGAAGTTGAGAAGACACATTAACAATTTGAAAGTTTCTCCTGTTGGTGTTGGTCTCATGGGCTACATGGGAAACAAG GGTTCTGTTTCAGTTAGTATGTCTCTCTATCAGTCACGCCTGTGCTTCGTTTGCTCCCACCTTACTTCCGGCCAAAAGGATGGAGCTAGGCGAAACTCCGATGTTCACGAAATCCTAAGAAGAACTTGCTTTTCATCATCTTCTGTCTTTGATACAGATCAACCACAAACAATCCCATCTCATGA TCAGATTTTCTGGTTTGGGGATTTGAATTATCGTATTGACATGTTGGATACCGAGGTTCGAAAGTTGGTGGCTCTAAAGAAGTGGGATCAACTTAAGAATAATGATCAA CTAAGCAAAGAATTGCGAGAGGGGCATGTATTTAGTGGATGGAGAGAGGGATTGATAAACTTTCCACCAACTTACAAGTATGAATTTAACTCTGATAGATATGTTGGTGAGAACACAAAAGAAGGTGAAAAGAAGAGATCTCCAGCATG GTGTGACCGTATATTGTGGCTAGGGAAAGGTATAAAGCAACTTCAATATGAACGTGCAGAAATTAAGCTCTCAGATCATAGACCTGTTAGTTCAATATTCTTGGTTGAAGTTGAAGTATTTGACCACCGAAAACTTAAGAGAGTTTTAAATGTCAATAGTGCAGCAATACACCCTGAGATCTTTCTTGATGAAGATGGTGAGATAGAATCATATTATTAG